The proteins below are encoded in one region of Epinephelus lanceolatus isolate andai-2023 chromosome 7, ASM4190304v1, whole genome shotgun sequence:
- the slc25a43 gene encoding solute carrier family 25 member 43, protein MASVKKDNRLTSSQSFMCVGFAGVFSKTVTSPLEVVKIKSQVGTFHTKRGFLQSFLFIYQNEGLRGFWKGNLASCLRLFPYTAVHLTTYKKIVHLHMDEVGFISQWRAIFAGGLAGVAAALTTYPLEVAETRLISQNCRQRTYIGVVHTISKIYSNEGLLALYRGFSLTLLGAFPFSVGCYAVYMNLDKLWQEPPFRFTPLQNFINGCLAAGVAQTLSYPFETVKRKMQAQSARLPHFGGVDVHFSGMIDCFMQVVKNKGVLSLWNGLTANTIKIVPYFGLLFTCFEMCKQVCLYRNGYIVSPLSYKLTPGVDQSLGPSELEELKSYLKNRNFGSGGSSFGNRW, encoded by the exons ATGGCCTCTGTTAAAAAAGACAACAGGCTGACCAGTTCTCAGAGCTTCATGTGCGTCGGTTTCGCCGGGGTCTTCAGTAAAACCGTCACGTCGCCATTGGAGGtggttaaaattaaaagccaGGTGGGCACTTTTCACACTAAGAGAGGTTTCCTGCAGAGTTTTCTCTTCATCTACCAAAATGAGGGACTTCGAGGGTTTTGGAAAGGAAACCTCGCCTCTTGTCTTCGGCTGTTCCCCTACACTGCAGTCCACCTCACAACATATAAAAA GATAGTCCACCTTCACATGGATGAGGTGGGCTTCATCTCTCAGTGGAGAGCCATATTCGCTGGTGGACTGGCTGGCGTCGCTGCTGCTCTGACCACATACCCTCTGGAGGTGGCAGAAACCAGGCTCATCTCTCAGAACTGCAGACAGCGCACGTACATCGGCGTAGTTCACACTATCTCAAAGATCTACAGCAATGAGGGGCTGCTTGCTCTCTACAGAGGCTTCTCCCTCACTTTATTGG GTGCGTTTCCCTTCTCTGTTGGATGCTATGCAGTCTACATGAACCTGGACAAACTCTGGCAGGAACCTCCTTTTCGCTTCACTCCCCTGCAGAACTTCATTAATGGCTGTCTCGCAGCCGGAGTGGCCCAGACCCTCTCCTACCCGTTTGAAACTGTAAAACGGAAGATGCAG GCGCAGAGTGCCCGTCTTCCCCATTTTGGTGGCGTTGATGTCCATTTCAGTGGAATGATTGACTGTTTCATGCAGGTTGTAAAAAACAAGGGCGTCCTCTCACTGTGGAATGGCCTCACCGCCAACACAATAAAG ATTGTTCCCTACTTTGGCCTTCTCTTCACCTGCTTCGAGATGTGTAAGCAGGTCTGCCTTTACCGAAACGGGTACATCGTCTCACCCCTGAGCTACAAGCTTACACCGGGGGTCGACCAGAGCCTCGGGCCGTCCGAGCTGGAGGAGCTCAAGAGCTACTTGAAAAACAGGAACTTTGGGTCAGGGGGGTCGTCTTTTGGAAACCGCTGGTGA